The following proteins are encoded in a genomic region of Brachypodium distachyon strain Bd21 chromosome 1, Brachypodium_distachyon_v3.0, whole genome shotgun sequence:
- the LOC100827928 gene encoding epidermal growth factor receptor substrate 15 yields the protein MSGTEAFEAYFRRADANQDGRISGQEAVAFFQGASLPQQVLAQVWMHADQNKTGFLGRPEFFNALRLVTVAQSGRQLTPDIVQSALYGPAAARIPPPKIAMGPSPPQVGEAGAPRPQGNAAMTPAPGQVGAAQQMNPAATPRPQGNAAMAPGPAPVGAAQMNSAAAPRPQGSGMMPTSTQFGGAPQVNAGAVPRPQGINSMMPAASHGGAMPPTQFTGPRAPQSQSPNMGFNQQLPPSSTGFMRPPQVGALPTSLQATGMNQSPLGGGSMGGSIGWQGGNVGSVGGISQPSPGAAVPSQATSGGFSTMGMAPGLQAQPLSTSPLPPQSNSAVLPQDSRALVLSGNGPASGSGTSPDIFSALSQTKPSIPTPAPPTSMMPNSSSFMSTPTGSQNLANLTQFGSLQGTPTASYGGSQPQQTQPTTKPSVQVPGVSAGVSNSTSQWPKVNQSDIQKYTKVFGDVDRDRDGKITGTEARTLFLSWRLPRDVLKQVWDLSDQDNDGMLSLREFCIALYLMERHRAGTPLPPALPDSLKYDETLLRATGLPSTAYNAPSWQQNQGLPHRGPGAPGLPTSGVRPPLPSHLHSQTDGATRSGQPRPHMPGMDNHAAAQGSRDHRSGVNSAAHEVADAPKKVEVEKQILDSREKLEYYRTKMQDLVLYKSRCDNRLNEITERASSDKREVESLSKKYEEKYKQVAELASKLAVEEAAFRDVQERKVELNDALIKMVQGGSVDGLLQVRADRIQYQLEEMEKAFSERCKHFGLHFKPSASVELPFGWEPGQQEGAIEWDEDWDKFEDEGFGLVKDNGTIVENPASAENAKSSSLWDDGVSMDEMSNGHIKDVRHYRAGDQVPESELGYDFGDESVRSPGSAGRSASGSPFKSSHYGMHDSSPSKKGTYSDHGGSESVFGDNYADETSWNFDDQDTESVWGSNAMNTETDHHGSSTHNSFFGSDDFGGNPVRVGSPSGASVYGKKSTFFDDSVPSSPAYTSGFSPKFGESRDDSSSYNFGRFDSFRSQDSVVPQETRFSRFDSMSSSKGENVAGFDSSNSSRNFGRFDSFDEADPFGSTGPFKASGGRSPPKF from the exons ATGTCGGGGACGGAGGCCTTCGAGGCCTACTTCCGCCGCGCGGATGCGAACCAGGACGGCCGCATCAGCGGCCAGGAGGCCGTCGCCTTCTTCCAGGGCGCCAGCTTGCCGCAGCAAGTCCTCGCCCAG GTATGGATGCACGCCGATCAGAACAAAACCGGCTTCCTCGGCCGGCCGGAGTTCTTCAACGCGCTGCGCCTCGTCACCGTGGCGCAGAGCGGGCGCCAGCTTACGCCCGACATAGTCCAGTCTGCGCTGTATGGCCCTGCCGCTGCGAGAATTCCACCTCCGAAGATAGCCATGGGGCCATCCCCTCCACAGGTGGGCGAGGCGGGTGCTCCTAGGCCCCAAGGTAACGCTGCGATGACACCCGCCCCGGGGCAGGTTGGAGCCGCGCAGCAGATGAATCCCGCCGCGACTCCTAGGCCCCAAGGTAATGCTGCGATGGCACCTGGTCCGGCTCCGGTCGGAGCTGCACAGATGAATTCCGCTGCTGCTCCTAGGCCCCAGGGAAGTGGTATGATGCCGACTTCCACTCAATTTGGCGGTGCACCGCAGGTGAATGCTGGAGCTGTTCCAAGACCCCAAGGCATCAATTCGATGATGCCGGCTGCAAGCCACGGCGGCGCTATGCCGCCAACTCAGTTTACAGGGCCGAGGGCTCCTCAATCACAGTCTCCTAACATGGGCTTTAATCAACAGCTGCCCCCTTCAAGTACTGGTTTCATGAGGCCACCGCAGGTGGGAGCTCTCCCAACATCACTTCAAGCAACTGGAATGAATCAAAGTCCGCTGGGTGGAGGCAGCATGGGAGGATCAATTGGTTGGCAAGGAGGTAATGTTGGTTCAGTTGGAGGCATCTCACAACCTTCTCCAGGAGCAGCTGTTCCTTCACAGGCAACATCAGGTGGATTTAGCACAATGGGCATGGCTCCTGGACTGCAGGCACAACCACTGTCTACTTCGCCGTTGCCTCCACAGAGCAACAGTGCTGTATTGCCTCAAGATTCTAGAGCTTTGGTGCTATCTGGAAATGGCCCTGCGAGTGGCTCGGGAACAAGCCCTGACATCTTCTCTGCTCTTTCTCAGACAAAGCCGAGTATACCCACACCTGCACCTCCGACAAGCATGATGCCCAACTCATCCAGTTTTATGTCCACACCAACTGGCTCCCAGAACCTGGCTAATTTGACACAGTTTGGTTCTCTTCAAGGTACTCCAACAGCGAGTTATGGTGGCAGCCAACCTCAACAGACACAGCCTACCACAAAGCCGAGTGTTCAAGTACCAGGTGTCTCTGCTGGGGTTTCAAATTCTACTTCTCAATGGCCAAAAGTTAATCAATCTGACATCCAGAAGTACACTAAAGTTTTTGGAGACGTGGATAGGGACCGAGATGGCAAAATAACTGGCACAGAAGCTCGCACTCTGTTCCTCAGTTGGAGACTTCCAAGAG ATGTACTGAAGCAAGTGTGGGACTTATCCGACCAAGATAATGACGGCATGCTTTCTCTGAGAGAGTTTTGCATTGCTCTTTATTTAATGGAGAGGCATCGAGCTGGAACTCCTCTGCCTCCAGCGCTCCCTGACTCTCTTAAATATGATGAAACCCTGTTACGAGCAACAGGCTTGCCTTCAACCGCATACAATGCCCCATCGTGGCAACAGAATCAAG GATTACCGCATAGGGGCCCTGGGGCACCTGGGTTGCCTACTAGTGGTGTACGGCCACCCTTGCCGTCGCATTTGCATTCACAGACTGATGGGGCCACAAGATCAGGGCAACCAAGACCGCACATGCCTGGTATGGATAATCACGCAGCAGCTCAAGGAAGCAGAGACCACAGAAGTGGGGTAAACTCAGCTGCACACGAGGTAGCTGATGCTCCTAAGAAG GTTGAGGTGGAGAAGCAGATTCTAGATTCCAGAGAGAAACTAGAGTACTACCGCACAAAAATGCAAGATCTT GTCCTGTATAAAAGTCGGTGTGACAATAGACTGAATGAGATCACAGAAAGGGCGTCTTCTGATAAACGTGAG GTGGAAtcattatctaaaaaatatgaaGAGAAGTACAAGCAAGTGGCAGAGTTAGCTTCCAAACTGGCAGTTGAGGAAGCTGCATTTCGTGATGTTCAG GAAAGGAAAGTGGAGCTCAACGATGCATTAATTAAAATGGTACAAGGTGGAAGTGTTGATGGTTTGCTTCAG GTACGAGCTGACCGAATCCAATATCAATTAGAGGAGATGGAGAAAGCTTTTAGCGAACGGTGCAAGCACTTTGGACTGCATTTCAAGCCCTCTGCGTCAGTTGAGCTTCCTTTTG GTTGGGAACCTGGGCAGCAAGAGGGAGCAATTGAGTGGGATGAAGACTGGGATAAATTTGAGGATGAAG GGTTTGGTCTTGTAAAGGACAATGGTACGATTGTTGAAAACCCAGCATCTGCTGAAAATGCAAAATCATCATCTCTCTGGGATGATGGTGTCTCTATGGACGAGATGTCTAATGGTCACATCAAGGATGTGAGACATTACAGAGCTGGTGATCAAGTGCCTGAGAGCGAATTAGGGTATGATTTTGGTGACGAATCTGTAAGGAGTCCTGGCAGTGCTGGAAGAAGTGCCTCTGGAAGTCCATTTAAGTCTTCCCATTATGGGATGCATGACTCGTCTCCCAGCAAAAAAGGAACATACAG TGATCATGGTGGTTCTGAGTCTGTTTTTGGTGACAATTATGCCGATGAAACTTCATGGAACTTTGACGACCAAGATACTGAATCTGTTTGGGGATCTAATGCAATGAATACT GAGACTGACCATCATGGAAGCAGCACACATAACTCTTTCTTTGGGTCAGATGACTTTGGTGGAAATCCTGTTAGAGTGGGCTCTCCAAGCGGTGCTAGTGTCTATGGAAAGAAAAGCACATTCTTTGATGATTCTGTTCCAAGTTCCCCTGCATACACGTCTGGCTTCTCACCAAAATTCGGTGAAAGTCGTGATGATAGCTCCTCTTATAACTTTGGAAGGTTTGATTCCTTCAGATCCCAAGACAGTGTCGTCCCTCAGGAGACTCGCTTCTCCAGGTTTGATTCCATGAGCAGCTCCAAGGGCGAGAATGTAGCAGGATTTGATTCATCCAATAGCTCAAGAAATTTTGGCCGGTTTGATTCTTTTGATGAGGCCGATCCATTTGGTTCGACCGGACCCTTTAAAGCATCAGGAGGCCGATCGCCACCCAAATTCTGA
- the LOC100828429 gene encoding probable adenylate kinase 1, chloroplastic, whose protein sequence is MAAVQRLLRAASSGGSAAAARRRMTSLAPEQTPSSAAAAAAFPFAGAERKRRPAEERNVQWVFLGCPGVGKGTYASRLSRLLGVPHIATGDLVRVELASTGPLAEQLAEIVNQGKLVSDELIINLLCKRLKKGEERGESGFILDGFPRTVKQAEILDGVTDIDMVVNLKLREDVIVQKCLGRRICSQCNKNFNLACIDVKGENGLPPIYMSPLLPPNNCMSKLITRADDTEEVVRNRLRIYNDMSQPVEEFYQKQGKVLEFDLPGGIPESWPKLLHVLNLEDQEEMKLATA, encoded by the exons ATGGCGGCCGTACAACGCCTACTCCGCGCCGCGTCGTCCGGtggttcggcggcggcggcgaggaggcgcaTGACGTCGCTGGCGCCCGAGCAGACGCCGTCctcggctgctgcggcggcggctttcCCGTTCGCGGGGGCGGagaggaagcggcggccggcagagGAGAGGAACGTGCAGTGGGTGTTCCTGGGGTGCCCCGGCGTGGGCAAGGGGACCTACGCGAGCCGCCTGTCCCGCCTCCTCGGCGTGCCCCACATCGCCACCGGCGACCTCGTCCGCGTCGAGCTCGCCTCCACCGGGCCGCTTGCTGAGCAG ctTGCTGAAATTGTTAATCAGGGAAAGCTGGTTTCTGATGAACTTATCATCAATCTTTTGTGTAAACGGCTTAAGaaaggagaagagaggggTGAATCAGGATTTATTCTTGATGGTTTTCCACGTACTGTAAAGCAAGCG GAAATCCTTGACGGAGTTACAGACATTGATATGGTGGTTAATCTAAAGCTGAGAGAAGATGTCATAGTACAAAAGTGCCTTGGTAGACGTATCTGTAGCCAATGTAATAAGAACTTCAATTTGGCCTGCATTGATGTGAAGGGCGAAAATGGGCTACCACCAATCTACATGTCACCATTGCTACCTCCTAACAACTGCATGTCGAAGCTTATTACTCGAGCTGATGACACTGAAGAGGTTGTGAGAAATCGGCTACGGATATACAATGACATG AGTCAACCTGTTGAGGAGTTCTACCAGAAACAGGGAAAGGTTTTGGAGTTTGATTTGCCTGGAGGAATACCTGAATCTTGGCCGAAGCTCCTCCATGTTCTAAATCTTGAGGACCAAGAAGAGATGAAGTTGGCCACAGCTTAA
- the LOC100831511 gene encoding defensin Ec-AMP-D1, with translation MEVSRKLLPAALLLALLLLAATDGDQMMVAEARTCESRSHRFRGPCMRASNCRNVCKTEGFQDGKCRGFRRRCFCVSQCHH, from the exons ATGGAGGTTTCCCgcaagctcctcccggccgcgctcctcctcgcgctgctgctcctcgcgGCCACAG ATGGGGATCAGATGATGGTGGCTGAGGCCCGGACGTGCGAGTCCCGGAGCCACAGGTTCAGGGGCCCCTGCATGCGCGCGTCCAACTGCCGCAACGTGTGCAAGACCGAGGGCTTCCAGGACGGCAAGTGCCGcggcttccgccgccgctgcttctgCGTCTCCCAGTGCCACCATTGA
- the LOC100831811 gene encoding butyrate--CoA ligase AAE11, peroxisomal, whose amino-acid sequence MEQLPKRAANYVPLSPVGFLPRANAVYGDRTSLVYGRRVRFTWSQTHDRCRRLASSLLALGVRKNDVVSVLAPNVPAMYEMHFAVPMAGAVLNTVNTRLDAKAVAAILRHSEAKLFFVDYEYVRLASDALQLLVSDGASQVPLVAVIDDLDRPTGVRLGELEYEGLVSRGDPTVQLPMLADEWDAVTLNYTSGTTSAPKGVVYSHRGAYLSTTSLLMSWEMGAEPVYLWTLPMFHCNGWTFTWGVAARGGVNVCIRDARAADVYGAIARHGVTHMCCAPVVFNILLEGAAATSAPNQRQLAAPVHVLTGGAPPPAALLERVERIGFHVTHAYGLTEATGPALACEWRAQWDHLPVSDRARLKARQGVSVLSLADADVINEDTMSSVQRDGKALGEIVLRGSSVMKGYLKNPEANEAAFKGGWFMTGDVGVVHPDGYIEIKDRSKDVIISGGENICSKEVEEALFAHPAVADAAVVAMPHPHWGETPCAFVVPRKKEDGDQNVQVCEEEVVDFCRKRMARFMVPRKVVLCEALPRNALGKVEKVKLRDAARKLQPAPAQKTTTSNSKGSTKAPAGKSGGGRRDEQNPVAHVMAMSRL is encoded by the coding sequence ATGGAGCAGCTTCCGAAGCGCGCGGCGAACTACGTGCCGCTGAGCCCGGTGGGGTTCCTGCCGCGGGCCAATGCCGTGTACGGCGACCGGACGTCGCTCGTCTACGGCCGCCGCGTCCGGTTCACCTGGAGCCAGACTCACGACCGGTGCCGCCGCCTGGCCTCGTCCCTCCTGGCGCTCGGCGTCCGGAAGAACGACGTGGTGTCCGTCCTGGCGCCCAACGTGCCGGCAATGTACGAGATGCACTTCGCGGTGCccatggccggcgccgtgCTCAACACCGTCAACACCCGCCTCGACGCCAAGGCCGTGGCCGCCATCCTGCGCCACTCGGAGGCCAagctcttcttcgtcgactaCGAGTACGTCCGCCTCGCCAGCGACGCGCTCCAGCTGCTCGTCTCTGACGGCGCGAGCCAGGTGCCGCTCGTGGCCGTCATCGACGACCTCGACAGGCCGACGGGGGTCCGGCTGGGCGAGCTCGAGTACGAAGGGCTCGTCTCACGCGGCGACCCCACCGTGCAGCTGCCGATGCTCGCTGACGAGTGGGACGCCGTCACGCTGAACTACACCTCTGGCACGACCTCGGCGCCCAAGGGCGTCGTGTACAGCCACCGGGGCGCGTACCTGAGCACCACGAGCCTGCTCATGTCGTGGGAGATGGGCGCCGAGCCGGTCTACCTGTGGACGCTCCCCATGTTCCACTGCAACGGCTGGACCTTCACCTGGGGCGTGGCGGCACGGGGCGGCGTCAACGTGTGCATCCGggacgcgcgcgccgccgacgTGTACGGCGCCATCGCGCGCCACGGGGTCACCCACATGTGCTGCGCGCCCGTCGTGTTCAACATCCTCCTCGAGGGCGCCGCTGCCACGTCGGCTCCAAATCAGCGCCAGCTGGCGGCACCCGTCCACGTCCTCACCGgcggggcgccgccgccggctgcgctGCTGGAGCGCGTCGAGCGGATCGGGTTCCACGTCACACACGCCTACGGGCTGACAGAAGCCACGGGCCCGGCCCTGGCTTGCGAGTGGCGGGCCCAGTGGGACCACCTGCCGGTATCCGACCGGGCCCGCCTCAAGGCCCGGCAGGGCGTCAGCGTGCTCtcgctcgccgacgccgacgtcATCAACGAGGACACCATGTCCAGCGTGCAGCGTGACGGCAAAGCCCTGGGCGAGATCGTGCTGCGTGGCAGCAGCGTGATGAAGGGGTACCTGAAGAACCCGGAGGCGAACGAGGCGGCGTTCAAGGGCGGGTGGTTCATGACCGGGGACGTGGGCGTGGTGCACCCGGACGGGTACATCGAGATCAAGGACAGGTCCAAGGACGTGATCATCTCCGGCGGCGAGAACATCTGCAGCAAGGAAGTCGAGGAGGCGCTCTTCGCGCACCCGGCtgtcgccgacgccgccgtcgtcgccatgCCGCACCCGCACTGGGGCGAGACGCCATGCGCCTTCGTCGTGCCCCGGAAGAAGGAGGACGGTGATCAGAACGTCCAAGTGTGCGAGGAAGAAGTGGTCGATTTCTGCCGGAAGCGCATGGCGAGGTTCATGGTGCCCCGGAAGGTGGTGCTCTGCGAGGCCTTGCCCAGGAACGCGCTCGGGAAGGTGGAGAAGGTCAAGCTCAGGGACGCGGCCAGGAAGCtgcagccggcgccggcgcagaaGACGACGACGTCCAACTCCAAGGGGAGTACtaaggcgccggcggggaagagcggcggcgggcgccgggaTGAGCAGAACCCGGTGGCGCATGTCATGGCCATGTCAAGGCTGTAG